One segment of Triticum aestivum cultivar Chinese Spring chromosome 2A, IWGSC CS RefSeq v2.1, whole genome shotgun sequence DNA contains the following:
- the LOC123191487 gene encoding uncharacterized protein, which yields MAFSSFPWPFRCRAGSSGSGGTGSRKPSAAEGKEEDTEELGITPQLLDFLRTLSPDAFKAVLCFVAGGSAESAAELSDWQQRHIVLVLARAKVELAKVRYDLCPRHMKDKQFWTYILS from the exons ATGGCCTTCTCCTCGTTCCCATGGCCGTTCCGCTGCCGAGccggcagcagcggcagcggcggaaCCGGCTCAAGAAAACCCTCCGCCgcggaggggaaggaggaggacacGGAGGAGCTCGGCATCACGCCGCAGCTCCTTGACTTCCTCCGGACACTCTCCCCCGACGCATTCAA GGCGGTGCTATGCTTTGTTGCAGGAGGATCCGCAGAGTCGGCGGCCGAGCTCTCGGACTGGCAGCAGCGGCACATCGTCCTCGTGCTCGCCAGAGCCAAGGTAG AACTCGCTAAGGTCCGCTATGATCTGTGCCCACGCCACATGAAGGACAAGCAGTTCTGGACATACATCTTGTCGTAA